The following are from one region of the Salvia hispanica cultivar TCC Black 2014 chromosome 1, UniMelb_Shisp_WGS_1.0, whole genome shotgun sequence genome:
- the LOC125202249 gene encoding ankyrin repeat-containing protein At5g02620-like isoform X1 encodes MVSERKLYDAVSQGDVTALLELLNNDPYLVDGISFPCSRNLLHIAAMHGQTSLVDALLNLNPRLAWRLDSQKSSPLHIAAAEGHVEICQKLLPVGAPETCFWRDSHDMNPLHVAAMKGRVEVLEYFLQVSPFPAMERLRTGGTVLHLCVKHGQLAALKILVERLGDFVNATDENGETILHLAVRCDQLETTKYLVENKKIEKRIRNSMGKTALAILDESPPGTTRSFLEHRKILLTMRRSSLISLILPSKLTKMTMVVAVLIATVAFQTTVNPPGGVWQDNTSAHKAGDAIIAYSNPKDFKSLILTNTLAFFSSMITIFLIVSGWTTLHSFFSVIAWYSALMSLAAITLSYDVSKKLITSNGKTLDLSSWSFFLRILCLMLLTFIVAGCFFNVLEWYLYWKRKPRQQELLTTGPVLSRFFYRIFLRLDAWCVYVRS; translated from the exons ATGGTGAGTGAAAGGAAACTCTATGATGCAGTATCCCAAGGGGATGTAACAGCACTTCTAGAGCTACTTAATAACGATCCATATCTTGTTGATGGAATCTCATTTCCATGTTCAAGAAATCTTCTTCACATAGCAGCAATGCATGGACAAACATCCCTTGTTGATGCATTGTTGAACCTTAATCCGAGGCTAGCTtggagattagactcccaAAAATCGTCACCACTACACATTGCAGCAGCAGAAGGGCACGTCGAGATCTGCCAAAAGTTGTTACCAGTAGGCGCCCCCGAGACTTGCTTTTGGCGAGACAGTCATGATATGAACCCGCTTCATGTTGCAGCCATGAAAGGGCGTGTTGAGGTATTAGAATATTTCCTTCAAGTGAGCCCTTTCCCTGCTATGGAGAGGCTGCGCACCGGAGGGACTGTGCTGCACTTATGCGTGAAACACGGTCAACTTGCAGCATTAAAGATTCTGGTGGAGAGGTTGGGAGATTTTGTGAATGCAACTGATGAGAATGGGGAGACAATATTGCATTTGGCTGTGAGGTGCGATCAACTTGAG actacaaaatatttggtggaaaacaagaaaatagagAAGAGAATACGTAATTCTATGGGGAAAACAGCGTTAGCTATCTTGGACGAGAGCCCTCCTGGCACAACTAGAAGCTTTTTGGAACACAGGAAAATCTTGTTAACAATGCGTAGATCATCATTGATCAGTTTGATCTTACCTTCCAAGTTGACAAAAATGACGATGGTGGTGGCAGTGCTGATAGCAACAGTGGCATTCCAGACCACCGTCAACCCACCAGGTGGCGTGTGGCAGGACAACACGTCAGCACACAAGGCTGGTGATGCCATAATAGCATATAGTAATCCCAAAGATTTTAAATCTTTGATATTAACTAACACCTTAGCATTCTTTTCATCCATGATCACAATTTTCCTCATTGTCAGCGGATGGACAACGCTTCACAGTTTTTTCTCGGTTATTGCCTGGTATTCTGCGCTGATGTCGCTGGCTGCTATCACATTGAGTTACGATGTATCGAAAAAGTTGATCACTAGCAACGGAAAAACACTCGATCTCAGTagttggagtttttttttaagaatattatGTCTGATGCTTCTAACTTTTATAGTCGCAGGGTGCTTTTTCAATGTGCTAGAGTGGTACTTGTACTGGAAGCGAAAACCACGGCAGCAGGAACTCCTTACAACCGGTCCTGTACTTAGTCGCTTCTTTTATCGGATTTTTCTACGTTTGGATGCATGGTGCGTTTATGTTAGAAGTTAG
- the LOC125198663 gene encoding uncharacterized protein LOC125198663, which translates to MSDSEEEKTTTEPTSRLRTTRNVTVAFKLSGRNYPLWSRLMKVAIGSRRGFSHITDEPPEPDSKGYHEWEETVLVVFSWIVDNIETDILADFAHHQTSKALWDNLQITFESKADPYLIYDLEDKVISIRQGDMDLETYYRRIHGLWVSVDETQKSPVTCCDKGVRQFRQFSSEKRLIKFLTGLNGEFDGIRRDILKLEPYPSVEEAYVYVKREAARRKIMPPASSSLTGDPSSARSADASSGEIGYGFGAQKDRPNNRNGPRPPPAGGASHQTRTKPDKSKLWCSHCGKNKHTRENCFLRVGYPEWWDERQRARAQAKFAAANIAETG; encoded by the coding sequence ATGTCAGACTCAGAGGAGGAGAAAACAACAACCGAACCAACATCAAGACTAAGAACGACCAGGAACGTTACCGTGGCGTTCAAATTGAGCGGGAGGAACTACCCATTGTGGTCACGACTGATGAAGGTCGCGATAGGGAGTAGAAGGGGATTCTCCCATATCACTGACGAACCGCCCGAACCAGATAGCAAGGGATACCACGAGTGGGAGGAGACTGTTCTCGTGGTTTTCTCATGGATCGTCGACAATATCGAAACCGATATTCTCGCTGATTTTGCCCATCACCAGACATCCAAAGCGCTGTGGGACAACTTACAGATCACCTTCGAGAGCAAGGCTGATCCGTACCTCATATATGACCTGGAAGACAAGGTAATCTCAATTAGACAAGGGGATATGGATCTCGAAACGTATTACCGTCGAATCCACGGTTTGTGGGTAAGTGTCGACGAAACCCAAAAATCGCCGGTGACGTGCTGTGATAAAGGAGTTAGGCAGTTCCGGCAATTTTCAAGTGAAAAGCGATTGATTAAATTTCTCACTGGATTGAATGGGGAATTCGACGGGATCCGGCGAGACATACTCAAACTGGAACCATACCCCTCAGTCGAAGAAGCCTATGTGTATGTGAAGAGGGAAGCGGCTCGACGGAAGATCATGCCACCGGCATCCTCTTCACTCACCGGAGACCCCTCTAGCGCGAGAAGCGCCGATGCATCATCGGGGGAGATAGGATACGGATTCGGAGCACAAAAAGACCGGCCGAATAACCGGAATGGACCGCGACCGCCACCTGCCGGAGGCGCCAGCCACCAAACCAGAACAAAACCAGACAAGAGTAAGCTATGGTGCTCCCACTGTGGGAAGAACAAACACACAAGGGAGAATTGCTTCCTACGGGTGGGATACCCGGAATGGTGGGACGAGAGGCAGAGGGCACGGGCTCAGGCGAAGTTCGCCGCCGCCAACATCGCAGAGACGGGATAG
- the LOC125198653 gene encoding short-chain dehydrogenase/reductase 2b-like, which produces MAEAATRYALVTGGNKGIGFEVCKQLASKGITVILTSRDEKRGLEAVQSLKDSGLSDYVVFHQLNVVDSASIAAAAQFLTTKYGRLDILVNNAGNYVKKY; this is translated from the exons ATGGCGGAGGCAGCAACTAGGTATGCATTAGTTACCGGTGGGAACAAAGGAATCGGATTCGAGGTCTGTAAGCAGTTAGCTTCCAAAGGAATTACAGTGATATTAACTTCAAGGGATGAGAAGAGAGGCCTTGAAGCAGTGCAATCCCTCAAGGACTCTGGCCTCTCTGATTATGTGGTTTTTCATCAACTCAATGTTGTCGATTCTGCAAGCATCGCTGCTGCTGCCCAATTCCTCACCACAAAATATGGGAGGCTTGACATTTTG GTGAACAATGCAGGCAACTATGTCAAAAAATATTAG
- the LOC125202473 gene encoding (-)-isopiperitenone reductase-like produces MADAGVRYALVTGGNKGIGLEICKQLASKGITVILTSRDEKRGLEALQMLKDSGLSHHVDFLQLNVVETASIAAAAQFLTTKYGRLDILVNNVGVLGVGLEGDVSILQEVVEAIAEAVFANSKAETSMKASGTIIQTYEAAQECLQTNFNGVKRVTEAFIPLLQLSDSPTIVNVSSIVGHLQHLRNERAKAVLTNEAGLTEESIDEVVQEFLTDFKEERLEENKWLSHGAAYQVSKAALNAYTKVLAKRHTDFIINSLCPGFARTDLTGNLGAISAEEAAQRVVKVALLPRGGPSGAFFYDKDVYGVAVLLLDG; encoded by the exons ATGGCGGATGCAGGTGTCAGGTATGCATTAGTCACAGGTGGGAACAAAGGAATCGGTTTGGAGATATGTAAGCAGTTAGCTTCCAAAGGAATTACAGTGATATTAACTTCAAGGGATGAGAAGAGAGGCCTTGAAGCACTGCAAATGCTCAAGGACTCTGGTCTCTCTCATCATGTGGATTTTCTTCAACTCAATGTCGTCGAAACTGCAAGCATCGCTGCTGCTGCCCAATTCCTCACCACAAAATATGGGAGGCTTGACATTCTG GTGAACAATGTAGGCGTATTAGGAGTAGGACTGGAGGGAGATGTTTCAATTCTTCAAGAGGTGGTAGAAGCAATTGCTGAGGCTGTCTTTGCTAACTCAAAGGCTGAGACGTCGATGAAAGCAAGTGGAACTATAATCCAGACATACGAGGCTGCACAAGAGTGCTTGCAGACAAACTTCAACGGTGTAAAGAGAGTGACAGAAGCCTTCATCCCTCTCCTCCAACTATCTGATTCACCAACTATTGTCAATGTCTCCTCCATAGTAGGCCACCTTCAGCACTTGCGGAATGAGCGCGCGAAAGCCGTGTTGACCAACGAGGCGGGGCTGACAGAAGAGAGCATTGATGAGGTGGTGCAAGAATTCCTCACTGATTTCAAAGAGGAAAGATTGGAAGAGAACAAATGGCTGAGTCATGGTGCGGCCTATCAAGTCTCTAAGGCAGCTTTGAATGCATACACAAAAGTGTTGGCTAAGAGGCACACTGATTTCATCATCAACAGCCTCTGCCCTGGCTTTGCAAGAACGGATTTAACTGGCAATCTCGGGGCCATCAGCGCCGAGGAGGCTGCTCAGAGGGTGGTGAAAGTGGCGCTGCTGCCTCGTGGAGGGCCGTCGGGCGCCTTCTTTTATGACAAGGATGTGTATGGTGTTGCAGTGTTGCTACTTGATGGATAG
- the LOC125202249 gene encoding ankyrin repeat-containing protein At5g02620-like isoform X2: MVSERKLYDAVSQGDVTALLELLNNDPYLVDGISFPCSRNLLHIAAMHGQTSLVDALLNLNPRLAWRLDSQKSSPLHIAAAEGHVEICQKLLPVGAPETCFWRDSHDMNPLHVAAMKGRVEVLEYFLQVSPFPAMERLRTGGTVLHLCVKHGQLAALKILVERLGDFVNATDENGETILHLAVRCDQLETTKYLVENKKIEKRIRNSMGKTALAILDESPPGTTRSFLEHRKILLTMRRSSLISLILPSKLTKMTMVVAVLIATVAFQTTVNPPGGVWQDNTSAHKAGDAIIAYTDGQRFTVFSRLLPGILR, from the exons ATGGTGAGTGAAAGGAAACTCTATGATGCAGTATCCCAAGGGGATGTAACAGCACTTCTAGAGCTACTTAATAACGATCCATATCTTGTTGATGGAATCTCATTTCCATGTTCAAGAAATCTTCTTCACATAGCAGCAATGCATGGACAAACATCCCTTGTTGATGCATTGTTGAACCTTAATCCGAGGCTAGCTtggagattagactcccaAAAATCGTCACCACTACACATTGCAGCAGCAGAAGGGCACGTCGAGATCTGCCAAAAGTTGTTACCAGTAGGCGCCCCCGAGACTTGCTTTTGGCGAGACAGTCATGATATGAACCCGCTTCATGTTGCAGCCATGAAAGGGCGTGTTGAGGTATTAGAATATTTCCTTCAAGTGAGCCCTTTCCCTGCTATGGAGAGGCTGCGCACCGGAGGGACTGTGCTGCACTTATGCGTGAAACACGGTCAACTTGCAGCATTAAAGATTCTGGTGGAGAGGTTGGGAGATTTTGTGAATGCAACTGATGAGAATGGGGAGACAATATTGCATTTGGCTGTGAGGTGCGATCAACTTGAG actacaaaatatttggtggaaaacaagaaaatagagAAGAGAATACGTAATTCTATGGGGAAAACAGCGTTAGCTATCTTGGACGAGAGCCCTCCTGGCACAACTAGAAGCTTTTTGGAACACAGGAAAATCTTGTTAACAATGCGTAGATCATCATTGATCAGTTTGATCTTACCTTCCAAGTTGACAAAAATGACGATGGTGGTGGCAGTGCTGATAGCAACAGTGGCATTCCAGACCACCGTCAACCCACCAGGTGGCGTGTGGCAGGACAACACGTCAGCACACAAGGCTGGTGATGCCATAATAGCATATA CGGATGGACAACGCTTCACAGTTTTTTCTCGGTTATTGCCTGGTATTCTGCGCTGA